TAAATAACGCACTATCATAAAAAGGGCTGGCCATCGGTTTTCACCTGATGGCCAGCCCTTAAATATTAAAGCTGCTATCAGCCGATAGCAGCTTTGTATCTTTTGTCCACTTCATTCCAGTTGATAACATTCCAGAATGCGTTGATATAGTCAGGACGTTTATTCTGGTAATGGAGATAATAGGCATGTTCCCATACATCCAGGGCCAGTATTGGTGCTCCTTTATCCGTTACGATATTAGTCATCAACGGGTTATCCTGGTTAGGGGTGCTTGTTATTGCCAGTTTTTTATCTTTTGTAACGATTACCCATGCCCAGCCTGAACCGAATACTGTTTTTGCTGCGTCGTTGAATTTGGTCTGGAAGGCTTCCCATGATCCAAAATCTTTATTGATAGCGGCTTTCAGTTTATCGGAAGGGGTTGTTTTCTCTGGCGACAGGAGTGTCCAGAAAAGGGAGTGATTGTAGTGACCGCCACCGTTGTTACGGATTGCTTTGTCGGCAGGATTGGTGGTAACTTTGTTCAGGATCTGTTCGAGGGTAAGCGATGCATAAGGTGTATTATTCACTGCATCATTAAGATTTTTGACATAGGCGCCATGGTGTTTATCATGATGGATTTCCATGGTGAGTTTGTCGATGTTAGGCTCCAGGGCGTCATAGCCATAAGTCAGTGGAGGTAAAACGAATGGGGCTTTAGGATCAGCAGCATTAGTTTTCACAGGAGCTGCGGTAGTCGCCAGACTACTGAGCGGACCGCTCAGTACAGCGGCGCCGGCGAGGCCGGTAAGCTTGATAAATTCTCTTTTGTTCATATGAAAAGATTGAATTTGTTTAAACTGATGGTATTCACAAATCTACTGGTTAGCAGGATAAAAATTTTATCAAATTTTACACCAATCAGATGACTTTAAAATTTCTACAAAATATTTCAGGATATCTATAGTATTGAGAACCAGTATACCAGGTGATTTCACCCCGTCATTTCCACAAAAATTGAACGTGACAATATGGATAATTCTGGAAATAATACTATTTTACCATTACCTTCATGTGAAGATCAATCGATTTTAATCTTTTTCGACTAATGAGACTATTTATCCCGGGCGCCGCTAACTTCGGAGATAGAAATGCAACCCTTGCTGCTATGGCCAACAAAAATCATTATCAGCAATTTCTTCTGCTGGCTTATTCCGTTGTTAGTATGACCGAGTTGATCAGATTAAAGCGCATCAGTTCCAGCATTGTTTAAGCAGCATGGAAGCAATCGTAAACCTGGTTATAAATTAATATAAAAGCATCCCAGTTACATGCTTAAGGTTAGAGTATTCAAGGCGATAGAGTATCCTGAAGAATGTTTGCAGTATATTGCAGGGCATCGTAAAGTGTTAGAAGCATACGGTGTAACAAAAGTTACGTCTGCGAACGTGGACTGGATGTACGAGCCTTATACCTATATCATCACCGTTAGCAACGACGACTATACGAAAATGTATGGTGGCTGTCGTATTCAGCTGGCAGGTGGCAGCGTTCCTTTACCCATCGAAAGTGCCATCAATACCATGGACCCTCGTATTTTTGGTATTGTCAAGGACCTGGCAGATGGCGGTGGTACCGGCGAATTTTGCGGCCTCTGGAATTCCAGGGAAGTAGCAGGCTGGGGAATCGGCAGCATCGTGCTGTTCCGTGTAGTAAATGCGGTATTGAACCAGTTGCCGGTAACAACATTTCTTGGATTTTGCGCCCAGACAACCTTCAGGAACAGTATCCGTACCGGTTATCAGATCATGACAAATATAGGTAACCAGGGAACATTCTACTACCCGAAGGAAGACCTGATCGCTACCGCCCTTATCCTCCAGGATCCGCTGGAACTAAAAAGCGCCCATCCCGAGGACAGGGAGAGAATGCTGAGTTTGCGTAATAACCCCGTACAGACTATCATTGAAAAAGGACCCAAGGGAGAAATGCAGGTAGACTATGACCTTAGAATAATGTCAGCAGCAACTTCCGAGCTGCCATTGGTTAAATAGCAACAAATTTCTGAAATGAGCATAATACTAGAAGAGGCTTTAGCAGCAGGCAACAAGGATAATAACGAAAGAAAGGTAGTTTTTTATCACCTGCAGCAGCCAGCACAAAAAGCTGCATTAGAAGCACTGCTAAAACAGCACCCCCACATCTGTGTTTACGACGCCTTTACGGCACAGCTCGCGGAACTGATCAAACTCCGCAACCCTACCCAACGACTCACCGATCAGCAAATCCAGGAACATATCAGGGAATATCTTGGCAGCACACCAGCCGCGCAACTTGGCGTTTGGGTGTATTATCCCTGGTCTTACCGACTGGTGCACATATTGGATGAGGCTGAATTTATCGAACTCCGTACCAGCAGAAATCAGCAGAAAATAACTACCGCAGAAAGGAATAAACTGGCAGGTAAGAAAATTGGCGTGATAGGATTATCCGTTGGGCAGAGCGTGGCATTGGCACTGGCCATGGAGCGGCTCTGTGGCGAGTTACGTATTGCTGACTTTGATACCCTCGACCTCAGCAATATGAACCGTATCCGTACGGGCGTACATAATGTTGGTACACGTAAAACGGTACTGGTAGCCAGAGAAATTGCAGAAATAGATCCTTTCATCGTTGTTCGTTGTTATGATGAAGGTATTACTGACGATAACATTGATGGATTCCTTACTGAAAACGGTAAACTGGACATACTGGTAGAAGAATGCGATGGCCTGGATGTAAAGATCCTCGCCCGCCTGAAAGCCAGAGCACAGGGTATCCCGGTGTTAATGGATACCAGCGACAGAGGCATGGTTGATGTGGAAAGGTTTGATGTCCATCCTGATTTACCTATCTTGCATGGAAGAGTGCCTGCAACACTGACCCCTGCAGAAGTACGTAGCATGGAGGGACCTGCCCGCATGGCACTGGTAGATAGTATCGTCAATTTTAGCGCGTTATCCCCTAAAATGCAATTGTCATTGCAGGAAATCGGGAAAACCATCACCACCTGGCCACAGCTGGCGTCAGCTGTTATGCTGGGAGGAGCAGCCATCGCACATGTCTGCAGAGAAATTTCCCTGGGTAGCGACATTCATTCCGGCCGATATTATGTAGACCTGGAACAAATTTTCAAAACATCAAAGTGATTACCTTATAAAAATGCGACATCTGATCCAACCGGTATATTATAAATTCGTATGCCTGTTACTGTTAGTAACATCTTTCTCTTTACCAGCTTGGGCAGATACCATTAATATTTCAAATAATTATCCCATCCAGCTGGCTGAATACGGCCAGCTGGAATATTTATTAGATCCTCCCGGGAAACTGGAATTCAAGGATATCCTTCATGACGGCAAGTTCCTGAAATTACAGAAACAGATTCCCAACTTCGGCATCACCAAAGACGCCATATGGTTGCGGTTCACCGTACAGAACACCACCTCTGAAGGAGAACTGATGTTTGACGTCACCTACCCTATTCTCGATCTCATCGACCTTTACTATCCTGATAAGAACGGGCATTTCCAGATGATTCCCGGTGGTGAATTAAGACCCTACAACAAAAGACCTGTTAATCACCAGAATTTCGTTTATAATATTAAAATCCCGCAGGGCACTGCACAAACATTTTACCTGCGCATACAAAGCCGGGAAGCAGTACTGGTGCCCATCTACATCGGTACCGCCAGAGAAATCTATAACAAGCTATATAATGACGATCTGCTGTTGTCTATCTACATCGGTATTATTCTCGTCATGATCTTCTATAATACCTTTATCTTCTTCTCTGTACGCGACTGGAGCTATTTCTACTATATCATATATATCTTCTTTGTTGGTCTGGCACAGGTATGTCTGCAAGGCTTTGGCTACCGGTTTTTCTGGAACAACAATATCTTCATTACCGAGCAAAGTGTGCTGTGGGCGGGGGCTTTATCGGGTATCTCCGTGTTGGTATTCGTACAAAACTTCCTGCATGTAAAGGAAAAAGCGCCATGGGCCTATCGGATATTTACCCTGTTCATCATCGTCTATTCCAGTACTATAGTGATGAGCTTACTGGGTTATTTCAGTATAGCCTATGCCGTTATAGATTTCCTGGCAATTACCGGCGTCAGCTTTATTCTGCTGTTTGCCGTATCACAGGCCTTCCGACATTCCAAGCCGGCAAGAATCTTTGTACTGGCCTGGACCATCTTCATTCTGGCGGTGATTGTATTTGTATTGAAAGATATCGGCATTATCCCCTATAACATTTTCACGAGCCATATCCTGGTGATCGGATCAGGTATGGAAGTCGTATTACTGTCGTTTGCACTGGCAGATAAAATCAATACTTTTAAAGCAGAGAAAGAGGCCTCTCAGGCGCTCGCACTGCAGATTTCCAAGGAAAATGAGCAACTGGTAAGAGAGCAGAATATTATCCTGGAAGCGAAGGTACAGGAGCGTACGGAAGAGTTGCAGAACAGTAACAAGGACCTGAATATTGCCCTCACCAACCTGAAAGATACCCAGACAAGGCTGGTAGAAAAGGAAAAGATGGCATCCCTCGGTCAGCTGACCGCCGGTATTGCCCATGAAATCAATAACCCTATCAATTTCGTTACTTCCAATATCAAGCCATTAAAGATGGATATAGCAGACCTCAGAAGCCTGCTGAACCGCTACGACGACCTGAAAACCAGTCCGGATATTCAACAGGAACTCAGCAGTATTGAAAAGTTCAAACGGGAAATTGATATTGATTATATTCACGAGGAGATTTCTTCCCTGATAAAAGGGATTGAGGACGGGGCTGCCAGAACAGCTGAAATTGTGAAAGGGCTACGTACCTTTAGCAGACTGGACGAGAGTGATGTGAAATCAATTGATATTCACGAAGGTTTGGATTCCACGTTGGTATTGCTGCGTAACGGCATACCTTCCAATGTCAACATCATCAAACACTACAGTGAGTTACCCAAGATAGAGTGCTATGCAGGAAAGGTGAACCAGGTATTTATGAATATCCTGTCGAACTCACTCAATGCCATTAAAACCAAAAAAGAGCAGACAGATCACGAATCGATCACCATCTCTACCAAACAGGAAGGTGAATTTGTTGTTATTACAATTAAAGATACCGGTATTGGTATGTCTGCAGAGGTAAAAGAAAAAATATTTGATCCGTTTTTTACTACTAAGGATGTCGGCGAAGGAACGGGCTTAGGACTTTCCATTGTATTTAGCATCATTGAGAAGCACAGGGGTAAAATTATCGTGAATTCAGCCCCTGGAGAGGGTGCAGAATTTATTATATATTTACCGCTGGACCTTTCAAGTCACCTGTAGTATTTAACCATAACTGCCATTGATGAAAGAGAACCGAATCAGAATTTTATACATCGATGATGAGATCCATAACCTGAACGCTTTTAAGGCTGCTTTCCGAAGAAGTTATGAGATCTATACGGCTACGTCTGCCCAGGAAGGCAAGCTGCTGTTGAAGGAGATAATGGTGCATATCATTATCGCCGATCAGAAGATGCCCGTATCTACAGGGGTAGAGTTTTTTAATGAGATAAAGGACGTATTGCCCGACCCGATGCGTATCCTGCTTACAGGGTATACAGATGTCGATGATATCATCGATGCGATCAACAAAGGACATATCTTCTCCTACATAAAAAAACCATGGGATGAGCATGAGCTGCATCGCACGATCAACAATGCCTATGAGATCTATGCTACCAGAAGGCAGTTGAAAGAAAAGATAGCAGAACTGGAAAAAACGAATGATGAACTGAACAGGTTTATCTATTCCACTTCCCATGACCTCCGTTCTCCGCTGATGTCTGTACTGGGTATTATTAATCTTTCCAGACTGGATAACAGTGTGACCGATCCTAACGGATACCTGAACATGGTAGAAACCTGTGTATTGAAACTCGATGGTTTTATCCAGAAAATAATCGAATATTACAGGAATTCACGGCTGGAAGTAGAGCATGAAAAGATAGAATTTACTAACCTGCTCAGCGACTGTATCACTGTTTTTCAACCGCAGAACACGGATATACGTTTTCAGACGCAGGTGGAGCAGCATATGGATTTCCGGGGAGATACCTTCCGTATCAGCGTTATACTGAACAATCTGATTTCCAATGCTGTTAAATACCAAAAACCAGATGAGGCCAATCCGATGGTACATCTTTCTGTAAAGGTAGAACCACACAAAGCTACCATCTGGATAAGGGATAATGGCATAGGCATCTTGAGCGAGCATTTGAATAATATCTTCAAAATGTTCTTCCGGTCGAAGAATAACAACAAGCCTGGTAGTGGAATCGGGTTATATATCGTTAAGGAGGCATTGACCAAAATTGGCGGTACCATTAACGTCGAGTCCAAATACGGAGAAGGCACTCAATTTGAAATTACTATTCCAAACAGAAATGAATTCGATACCTGATCTGAGAGTCATATTGATCGACGACAATGAAATTGATCTGTTGCTGCATGAGAAATTAATCACTTTGCAACAGATCAGCAGAACCGTGCTCTCGTTTCTGAATCCGAATAAAGCGCTGGAATTCCTGTCCAGCAATATTTCCCTGCCGCGTATCCCTCCTACTGTCATCCTGCTGGATATTCAGATGCCGGAAATGGATGGATTTGAATTTTTGCAGGCATTCGATAGTTATCCACAAAAGATAAAGTCACAGTGCCATATCATTATGGTATCTTCTACACTGGATTATAGCGATATTACCCGTACCAATGCCAATCCGCTCGTAACAAAATTACTCCGCAAACCCTTACTGCTGAAGGAACTTAAGGAAACAGTAGAAGGAATTTTCAAAGATTTTGTATAAAATGTTTGGTTTTCAAAGAAAAAATATATTTTTGCATCCCGCAAGGGCAAAAGAACATGGGGGATTAGCTCATCTGGTAGAGCGCAAGCATGGCATGTTTGAGGTGAGCGGTTCGAGCCCGCTATCCTCCACCCAGTAAAGAAAAAGCTGCTTCAATCGAAGCAGCTTTTTCTTTTTATACCTGCCTTATTTTCTCCCCAACTTTCCAGTAACTTAGATCATACATTCACTCCTGATAATATGAAACCTACATTTTTCGCTACACCAAAGGATTTTCGTGACTGGCTGCACAAAAATCATCTCAAAGAAACAGAACTACTCGTGGGATTTTTCAAAACAGGTAGTGGTAAACCCAGTATTACCTGGCCTGAATCTGTAGACCAGGCGATCTGTTTCGGCTGGATTGATGGTGTGAGAAAAACGATCGATGAACATAGCTATACCATCCGTTTTACACCACGTAAGGCCGGCAGCATATGGAGCGCCATAAATATCGCTAAGGTGGCCAGCTTACAGGAAAAAGGGCTCATGTTCCCGGCAGGCATCGCGATCTTCGAAAAGCGAAAAACAGATAATACAAAGAAATATTCCTTTGAGCAGGATAAGGAAAACGTGAAGCTGACACCAGCACATGAAAAGGCTTTCAAAGCCAATAAGGTTGCCTGGAAATTTTTCACTTCCCAGGCAGCAGGATATCAACACCAGGTAACGTGGTACATACAAAGCGCCAAGCAGGAGGCTACCCGTGAAAAGCGGCTACAGGAAGCCATTGAGTTCTCAGCCAGGGAGGAGAAGGTGGAGCGGTTTATAAAATATCACAAGAAAAAATAATCATCTTTATAAAGAAAAAAGAGCTAACGTTAATGAATATACGTTAGCTCTTTTTTTATTTACATGGGCTTGGTCACATTGATCATCCAGTTAAAACCATATTTATCTACCAACATTCCAAAACGTTTTGCCCAGAATGTTTCAGCCAGCGGCATGGTAACCTTACCACCATTAGAAAGACTCTTAAAAATAGTTTCTGCATCTTCAATATCTTCCAAATTAAACGTCAGACTGACATTTGTACCGGTCACCGTCTTATCAGCACTCATATTATCGCTGGCCATCAGGTTAAAGCCACTTCCTTTAAGAATGGCATGCATGACCTGGTTATGATATTCCTCCGGAATCTGGTCTTTGGCAGGAGAATCTTTCACCAGCATTATCATCAGTTGTCCGCCAAGTGCACTTTTGTAGAAACTCATAGCATCTGCACAGTTGCCATTAAAGGAGAGATAAGGTTCTAGTGTTGCCATAACAATGAATTTAGGATTACAGGATAACTATAAAGTTACTGCAATTCTACCGTCACCGATGCTAGCTGATCAATACCTTATTTCTCACCAGGAGGCAGGCGCCGATAATACCGGCACGTTCACCCAAGCGGGAAATTTTCAGGCGGGTATCGTTATTGACAAGACTGAGTGAATACTTATTGATAGCGCTTTTTATGGGTAGGCGGATATAGTCTTCCGTAGCGGCGAGGCTACCACCCAGTATAACCAGTTCAGGGTTGAAGATATTGATCAATAAGGCAATACCGCGGCCCAGGTTCTCTCCGATTTTGGCAATCAGTTCA
This window of the Chitinophaga sp. Cy-1792 genome carries:
- a CDS encoding ATP-binding protein — encoded protein: MKENRIRILYIDDEIHNLNAFKAAFRRSYEIYTATSAQEGKLLLKEIMVHIIIADQKMPVSTGVEFFNEIKDVLPDPMRILLTGYTDVDDIIDAINKGHIFSYIKKPWDEHELHRTINNAYEIYATRRQLKEKIAELEKTNDELNRFIYSTSHDLRSPLMSVLGIINLSRLDNSVTDPNGYLNMVETCVLKLDGFIQKIIEYYRNSRLEVEHEKIEFTNLLSDCITVFQPQNTDIRFQTQVEQHMDFRGDTFRISVILNNLISNAVKYQKPDEANPMVHLSVKVEPHKATIWIRDNGIGILSEHLNNIFKMFFRSKNNNKPGSGIGLYIVKEALTKIGGTINVESKYGEGTQFEITIPNRNEFDT
- a CDS encoding superoxide dismutase; translated protein: MNKREFIKLTGLAGAAVLSGPLSSLATTAAPVKTNAADPKAPFVLPPLTYGYDALEPNIDKLTMEIHHDKHHGAYVKNLNDAVNNTPYASLTLEQILNKVTTNPADKAIRNNGGGHYNHSLFWTLLSPEKTTPSDKLKAAINKDFGSWEAFQTKFNDAAKTVFGSGWAWVIVTKDKKLAITSTPNQDNPLMTNIVTDKGAPILALDVWEHAYYLHYQNKRPDYINAFWNVINWNEVDKRYKAAIG
- a CDS encoding VOC family protein — its product is MATLEPYLSFNGNCADAMSFYKSALGGQLMIMLVKDSPAKDQIPEEYHNQVMHAILKGSGFNLMASDNMSADKTVTGTNVSLTFNLEDIEDAETIFKSLSNGGKVTMPLAETFWAKRFGMLVDKYGFNWMINVTKPM
- a CDS encoding ThiF family adenylyltransferase translates to MSIILEEALAAGNKDNNERKVVFYHLQQPAQKAALEALLKQHPHICVYDAFTAQLAELIKLRNPTQRLTDQQIQEHIREYLGSTPAAQLGVWVYYPWSYRLVHILDEAEFIELRTSRNQQKITTAERNKLAGKKIGVIGLSVGQSVALALAMERLCGELRIADFDTLDLSNMNRIRTGVHNVGTRKTVLVAREIAEIDPFIVVRCYDEGITDDNIDGFLTENGKLDILVEECDGLDVKILARLKARAQGIPVLMDTSDRGMVDVERFDVHPDLPILHGRVPATLTPAEVRSMEGPARMALVDSIVNFSALSPKMQLSLQEIGKTITTWPQLASAVMLGGAAIAHVCREISLGSDIHSGRYYVDLEQIFKTSK
- a CDS encoding 7TM diverse intracellular signaling domain-containing protein, producing MRHLIQPVYYKFVCLLLLVTSFSLPAWADTINISNNYPIQLAEYGQLEYLLDPPGKLEFKDILHDGKFLKLQKQIPNFGITKDAIWLRFTVQNTTSEGELMFDVTYPILDLIDLYYPDKNGHFQMIPGGELRPYNKRPVNHQNFVYNIKIPQGTAQTFYLRIQSREAVLVPIYIGTAREIYNKLYNDDLLLSIYIGIILVMIFYNTFIFFSVRDWSYFYYIIYIFFVGLAQVCLQGFGYRFFWNNNIFITEQSVLWAGALSGISVLVFVQNFLHVKEKAPWAYRIFTLFIIVYSSTIVMSLLGYFSIAYAVIDFLAITGVSFILLFAVSQAFRHSKPARIFVLAWTIFILAVIVFVLKDIGIIPYNIFTSHILVIGSGMEVVLLSFALADKINTFKAEKEASQALALQISKENEQLVREQNIILEAKVQERTEELQNSNKDLNIALTNLKDTQTRLVEKEKMASLGQLTAGIAHEINNPINFVTSNIKPLKMDIADLRSLLNRYDDLKTSPDIQQELSSIEKFKREIDIDYIHEEISSLIKGIEDGAARTAEIVKGLRTFSRLDESDVKSIDIHEGLDSTLVLLRNGIPSNVNIIKHYSELPKIECYAGKVNQVFMNILSNSLNAIKTKKEQTDHESITISTKQEGEFVVITIKDTGIGMSAEVKEKIFDPFFTTKDVGEGTGLGLSIVFSIIEKHRGKIIVNSAPGEGAEFIIYLPLDLSSHL
- a CDS encoding YdeI family protein, whose amino-acid sequence is MKPTFFATPKDFRDWLHKNHLKETELLVGFFKTGSGKPSITWPESVDQAICFGWIDGVRKTIDEHSYTIRFTPRKAGSIWSAINIAKVASLQEKGLMFPAGIAIFEKRKTDNTKKYSFEQDKENVKLTPAHEKAFKANKVAWKFFTSQAAGYQHQVTWYIQSAKQEATREKRLQEAIEFSAREEKVERFIKYHKKK
- a CDS encoding two-component system response regulator; amino-acid sequence: MNSIPDLRVILIDDNEIDLLLHEKLITLQQISRTVLSFLNPNKALEFLSSNISLPRIPPTVILLDIQMPEMDGFEFLQAFDSYPQKIKSQCHIIMVSSTLDYSDITRTNANPLVTKLLRKPLLLKELKETVEGIFKDFV